In Callospermophilus lateralis isolate mCalLat2 chromosome 19, mCalLat2.hap1, whole genome shotgun sequence, the following are encoded in one genomic region:
- the Haghl gene encoding hydroxyacylglutathione hydrolase-like protein isoform X2 translates to MKVKVIPVLEDNYMYLVIEEDTREAMAVDVAVPKRLLEIAGREGVSLTTVLTTHHHWDHARGNVELARLQPGMVVMGGDERICGLTRMLVHEEELRFGAIHVRCLLTPGHTSGHMSYFLWEDESLDPPALFSGDALSVAGCGWHLEGTAQQMYQSLTETLGTLPPQTVFCGHEHTLCNLEFAHTVEPHNDHVRAKLSWAQKRDEDDVPTVPSTLGEELLYNPFLRVAEEAVRKFTGKVAPAEVLEVLCRERACFQQAVEPPQPQARALLALQWGLLGHQK, encoded by the exons ATGAAAGTCAAGGTCATTCCTGTGCTTGAGGATAACTACATGTACCTGGTCATCGAGGAGGACACGCGAGAGGCTATGGCTGTGGATGTGGCGGTGCCCAAGAGG CTGCTGGAGATCGCAGGCCGAGAGGGAGTGTCTTTGACCACGGTGCTAACCACCCACCACCACTG GGACCACGCTCGGGGCAATGTGGAGCTGGCGCGGCTACAACCTGGGATGGTGGTGATGGGCGGGGACGAACGCATCTGTGGGCTGACCCGCATGCTGGTACATGAGGAGGAACTACGG TTTGGGGCCATCCATGTGCGCTGCCTCCTGACGCCTGGCCATACCTCTGGCCACATGAGCTACTTCCTTTGGGAGGACGAAAGCCTGGACCCGCCTGCCCTCTTCTCAG GGGATGCACTGTCTGTGGCTGGCTGTGGCTGGCACTTGGAAGGCACTGCCCAGCAGATGTACCAGAGTCTGACAGAGACCCTTGGCACCCTGCCCCCACAGACG GTGTTCTGTGGCCACGAGCACACACTGTGCAACCTGGAGTTTGCACACACAGTGGAGCCCCACAATGACCACGTGAGAGCCAAACTGTCTTGGGCCCAG aaaagagATGAGGACGATGTGCCCACTGTGCCATCCACCCTGGGCGAGGAGCTGCTGTACAACCCCTTCCTGAGGGTGGC AGAAGAGGCGGTACGCAAGTTCACAGGCAAAGTGGCCCCAGCTGAAGTCCTGGAGGTGCTGTGCAGGGAGCGGGCTTGCTTCCAGCAGGCTGTGGAGCCACCACAGCCACAGGCCCGGGCACTCCTCGCACTGCAGTGGGGGCTCTTGGGCCACCAGAAgtga
- the Ciao3 gene encoding cytosolic iron-sulfur assembly component 3 isoform X2 yields MYPHVLGSALSRTIGIWLDRLRAGSYKLAEASLAARFQLNPTDTARKLTSFFKKIGAHFVFDTAFSRNFSLLESQREFVRRFQDRANSRVALPVLASACPGWICYAEKTHGSFILPYISTARSPQQVMGSLVKDFFAQQQHLAPDKVYHVTVMPCYDKKLEASRPDFYSQEHQTRDVDCVLTTGEVLELLEEEGVSLSELEPAPLDGLSSSTSAEEPFSHQGGGSGGYLEHVFRHAARELFGVHVDEVTYRPLRNRDFQEVTLEREGQVLLHFATAYGFRNIQNLVQKLKRGRCPYHYVEVMACPSGCLNGGGQLKALDMPSKDLLQQVESLYSMVRMETPEDVPGVQELYQQWLQGESSERASHLLHTQYHAIEKPSSGLSIRW; encoded by the exons ATGTACCCCCATGTGCTGGGCTCCGCTCTCTCCAGAACCATTGGCATCTGGCTTGACAGGCTAAGAGCTGGATCTTACAAACTTGCAGA AGCATCGCTGGCTGCAAGGTTTCAGCTAAATCCTACAGACACTGCCAGGAAATTAacttcattctttaaaaaaatag GGGCACACTTCGTCTTCGACACTGCCTTCTCAAGGAACTTCAGCCTCCTTGAGAGCCAGCGAGAGTTCGTGCGGCGATTCCAAGATCGAGCCAACTCCAGAGTGGCCTTGCCTGTGCTGGCTTCTGCCTGCCCAG GCTGGATCTGCTATGCTGAGAAGACCCATGGCAGCTTCATCCTCCCCTACATTAGCACGGCCCGGTCCCCACAGCAAGTCATGGGCTCCCTGGTCAAGGACTTCTTCGCCCAACAGCAG CATCTGGCCCCCGACAAGGTGTACCATGTCACAGTGATGCCCTGCTACGACAAGAAGCTGGAGGCCTCCAGGCCCGACTTCTATAGCCAGGAGCACCAGACTCGAGATGTGGACTGCGTCCTCACTACAG GAGAAGTCCTCGAGCTGCTGGAAGAGGAGGGGGTCTCGCTCTCAGAGCTGGAGCCAGCCCCTCTGGATGGCCT GTCCAGCAGCACATCTGCTGAGGAGCCCTTCAGCCACCAGGGTGGGGGCTCAGGGGGCTACCTGGAACATGTGTTCCGGCATGCAGCAAGAGAGCTCTTTGGAGTCCATGTGGATGAGGTCACCTACAGGCCTTTGAG GAACAGGGACTTCCAGGAGGTGACCCTGGAGAGGGAGGGCCAGGTGCTGCTGCACTTTGCCACTGCCTATGGCTTCCGCAACATCCAGAACCTGGTGCAGAAGCTCAAGCGAGGCCGCTGCCCCTACCATTATGTGGAGGTCATGGCCTGCCCCTCAG GATGCCTGAATGGTGGAGGCCAACTCAAGGCCCTGGACATGCCCAGCAAAGACCTTCTCCAGCAGGTGGAGAGCCTGTATAGCATGGTCAGGATGGAGACACCTGAGGATGTGCCTGGGGTCCAGGAGCTGTACCAGCAGTGGCTGCAGGGTGAGAGCTCAGAGCGGGCCAGCCACCTGCTGCACACTCAGTACCATGCCATAGAGAAGCCCAGCTCAGGCCTGAGCATCAGGTGGTAG
- the Haghl gene encoding hydroxyacylglutathione hydrolase-like protein isoform X1: MKVKVIPVLEDNYMYLVIEEDTREAMAVDVAVPKRLLEIAGREGVSLTTVLTTHHHWDHARGNVELARLQPGMVVMGGDERICGLTRMLVHEEELRFGAIHVRCLLTPGHTSGHMSYFLWEDESLDPPALFSGDALSVAGCGWHLEGTAQQMYQSLTETLGTLPPQTKVFCGHEHTLCNLEFAHTVEPHNDHVRAKLSWAQKRDEDDVPTVPSTLGEELLYNPFLRVAEEAVRKFTGKVAPAEVLEVLCRERACFQQAVEPPQPQARALLALQWGLLGHQK, from the exons ATGAAAGTCAAGGTCATTCCTGTGCTTGAGGATAACTACATGTACCTGGTCATCGAGGAGGACACGCGAGAGGCTATGGCTGTGGATGTGGCGGTGCCCAAGAGG CTGCTGGAGATCGCAGGCCGAGAGGGAGTGTCTTTGACCACGGTGCTAACCACCCACCACCACTG GGACCACGCTCGGGGCAATGTGGAGCTGGCGCGGCTACAACCTGGGATGGTGGTGATGGGCGGGGACGAACGCATCTGTGGGCTGACCCGCATGCTGGTACATGAGGAGGAACTACGG TTTGGGGCCATCCATGTGCGCTGCCTCCTGACGCCTGGCCATACCTCTGGCCACATGAGCTACTTCCTTTGGGAGGACGAAAGCCTGGACCCGCCTGCCCTCTTCTCAG GGGATGCACTGTCTGTGGCTGGCTGTGGCTGGCACTTGGAAGGCACTGCCCAGCAGATGTACCAGAGTCTGACAGAGACCCTTGGCACCCTGCCCCCACAGACG AAGGTGTTCTGTGGCCACGAGCACACACTGTGCAACCTGGAGTTTGCACACACAGTGGAGCCCCACAATGACCACGTGAGAGCCAAACTGTCTTGGGCCCAG aaaagagATGAGGACGATGTGCCCACTGTGCCATCCACCCTGGGCGAGGAGCTGCTGTACAACCCCTTCCTGAGGGTGGC AGAAGAGGCGGTACGCAAGTTCACAGGCAAAGTGGCCCCAGCTGAAGTCCTGGAGGTGCTGTGCAGGGAGCGGGCTTGCTTCCAGCAGGCTGTGGAGCCACCACAGCCACAGGCCCGGGCACTCCTCGCACTGCAGTGGGGGCTCTTGGGCCACCAGAAgtga
- the Ccdc78 gene encoding LOW QUALITY PROTEIN: coiled-coil domain-containing protein 78 (The sequence of the model RefSeq protein was modified relative to this genomic sequence to represent the inferred CDS: substituted 1 base at 1 genomic stop codon), with the protein MRSGAWRRRLDLVPDTCRLLTETFPEQAFRDCYQYWNVRTLPLRLGAVPQAEAWLPGVSCGTSAWATSLEGELPSDLELSEKQQLQISKELVDLQIATHRLQEQHEAEVFQLKREVLRLESRVLELEVRGDHISQGHVDPAEVNPAQNQLLCALQLLGTQELQGEVKWVLEHHRALQQTLETRVAALGQQLQGAQEEARAAGQRLAAQAVMLSTCQGQLRQAQVENARLQLQLKKLNEEYALRLQRCAREAVGYADGASQAALQTFLEATLQDIQAAHHSREQQLARAARAYQKHLADLSRRHEELLATHRTTGTHKASFTTATDLKPLCVPLATELSHLQEKDEHSQLRMLPLCPRKGPGEASSQETSEPLSLDTNSWAQICQKLQDFARGTQAELECERAQLLVRAIKAEEQLSELQEYVDQHLGRYKQEILRLRKLVGAGDPWKAGTTPLANPXHPRTQPAF; encoded by the exons ATGCGCAGTGGAGCGTGGCGCAGACGCCTTGACCTGGTTCCGGACACTTGCCGCCTGCTCACAGAAACCTTCCCTGAACAAGCTTTCCGAGACTGCTACCAGTATTGGAATGTCCGCACCCTTCCTCTCAGGCTAGGG GCTGTGCCCCAAGCAGAAGCCTGGCTGCCAGGAGTCTCTTGTGGCACCTCAGCCTGGGCCACCAGCCTGGAGGGAGAGCTTCCGTCAGATCTGGAGCTGAGCGAGAAACAGCAGCTACAG ATCTCCAAGGAACTGGTCGACCTTCAGATTGCAACTCATCGCCTGCAGGAGCAGCACGAGGCTGAAGTCTTCCAGCTGAAGAGGGAG GTCCTTCGGCTGGAAAGCCGGGTGCTGGAGCTGGAGGTGCGTGGAGATCATATCAGCCAGGGGCATGTGGACCCAGCAGAGGTCAACCCAGCACAGAA CCAGCTCTTGTGTGCCCTACAGCTGCTGGGAACCCAGGAGCTTCAGGGTGAAGTGAAGTGGGTGCTGGAACATCACAGGGCCCTGCAACAGACACTGGAGACACGGGT GGCAGCCCTGGGCCAGCAGCTACAGGGAGCACAAGAGGAAGCCAGGGCAGCTGGACAGCGGCTAGCTGCACAAGCAGTG ATGCTGTCCACCTGCCAGGGCCAGCTCCGACAGGCCCAGGTTGAGAACGCCCGGTTGCAGCTGCAACTGAAGAAGCTGAATGAGGAGTATGCCCTCCGGCTGCAGCGCTGCGCCCGAGAGGCAGTG ggatatgCAGATGGTGCAAGCCAGGCGGCCCTTCAGACTTTCCTGGAGGCCACTCTGCAGGACATCCAGGCAGCACATCACAGTCGTGAGCAACAGCTGGCCCGGGCTGCTAGGGCCTACCAAAAGCACCTGGCAGATCTGAGCCGTAGGCATGAGGAGCTGCTGGCCACACACAG GACAACTGGGACCCACAAGGCTTCCTTTACTACAGCCACAGACCTGAAGCCACTGTGTGTGCCCCTGGCCACTGAGCTCAGCCACCTGCAGGAGAAGGATGAG CACAGCCAGCTCAGGATGCTGCCCTTGTGCCCACGAAAGGGACCTGGTGAAGCCTCCTCCCAGGAGACCTCAGAGCCACT GAGCCTGGATACCAACTCCTGGGCCCAGATCTGCCAGAAGCTCCAGGACTTCGCCCGAGGCACTCAG GCAGAGCTGGAATGTGAGCGAGCACAGCTGCTGGTGCGGGCCATCAAGGCTGAAGAGCAGCTTTCAGAGCTACAGGAGTATGTGGACCAGCACCTGGGAAG GTATAAGCAGGAAATCCTGAGGCTGAGGAAGCTGGTGGGTGCAGGGGACCCCTGGAAAGCGGGAACCACacctctagccaatccctaacatCCAAGGACACAGCCGGCCTTCTGA